The Ailuropoda melanoleuca isolate Jingjing unplaced genomic scaffold, ASM200744v2 unplaced-scaffold8760, whole genome shotgun sequence DNA window TCCCTGTGCCAGTGATAACACCTCCGTAATTTATGAGAAAGTCATCAAAGAGACAACAGATAGTTCTTTGGCTGTACTTTccattaataaaggaaaacagagataagagtaaaaaaacaaaaaaNCAGACATTATCGAGTTTCTGGATAAAGGGGAGCAAGAATAGGAGAGTGACCCCTCATGTTCTGGTAGCTGCTTAAGACAGGGCTTGTGGAAGTGATCAGCAAAAGCTCTCCTTTGAGCTTTGAAAGTAGAATTTCTCAGATTCAGAATTCCCTTGAGCTATACACAATTTTACAGATGGCCAATACACATACAATGATACACATGCCATGCTTTACATACGACACAAAGCCTACAGCTTACAGAGAACTCTTACTGATCCCAAGATAGGAATTTGGAGTTGCATTGAACCAAATTtcctaataataatagtaataacccCAAAAGACCTGTCCATATTTCCCTAGGACCCCTCCTTTCTACTCCCTTTGTCTATCGGGACTGGAAATCATTTCTATCTGAATTTCCTCCAGCAATTCAACTTCTCCTAGCCCCAAATTCCCCACATCAACAGCCAAACAAAAGCCCTTCCTAGTCCTGCTGTAAGTGAACTGTGGATTCGTTTTGGCTCAGCCTACAGCGCCGAACGGTGCTTCTCCACCCAATGGTGCTCAGAGCCAAAGAGCAGAACGTGaggctgggctctgggaaacTGGTCCTGGGGCTCTTGCCCGCTGCTGAGCTCCAGAGGAGTTGACATGAACTTGAGGGTGAATGTGCCCTGAACTCCTCTGACCATCTGAAAGAATTTCCAAGGAAGCAAAATCAGCATGGCCACTCAGTGTTACCAGAGGCAAGTTTCTTACCTTTTCCGTTAATGTCTTGAAAGGCCGGATCAGTGGATGGGTCTTTACATTTTCATCCAGTGAAATTCCATATTTCCATCCATTCTGACTCTGTATAAATGTTCTCAGTTCAAATATCCTTGGCATCCAAAGAGCCCCGCTGTATGACCCAAATcccagcttctattttcactgAACAAATGGAATAATGGGATGTGACAGAGCTTGAAAATCCACTCCCCCCAATGTCTAATTGATCCTTTCAGGCCATCAAGCTCTCTGCCCTCTGAATTTTGAACTCtgctcctttatttctttttgtttcagctGCTGTCCTCGCTGCTTACTCGCTTGTGTTTCAGCCAGAAGGAGGTTTCAAAAGACCTATGAACAATGCTTCTCAGGTTAGCGTGTCATGTTCATAGGCAAGGAGAGTAGACAAGGCCAAACACATGTGAGGACTGGTCCTACTGCACGCTGCCTGGAAGGGGCTGACATGATTTGCACTGCGTGCCGGCCAACCCTAGAGCAGAATTGTAGCAATGCGTGTCTCCTAGAGTCATAGAAGTTTAGGAATTTCAAACTTCGTTCAACAAACATCGGTTGAATGCCTACTACACCAGACTCTGTCCCAGGCACCGCGGATTCAGAGGTAAGTAAGAGCCCCTGATTGTCATAACCTCACAGCCCAAAGACTCCTGGCTGATCTTTTGaaatctctgcctctgcccacttATTAATGAGTCTGTTTCTCAAGTTTCTGTCCCTTCTCCAGAGCACACGCTCCCTGGTAGATGTAATCCAGGCCCACGGTCCGCAGGTGGACTAATCTCAGTCAGTATCCAGCCCAGATATCTTTCCTAATTTCCAAACTTACTGAAGCTCTGCTTCGATGCCCCCAGGTACCTCCTCTCATGCCTGAAGCAGAACCTGGCATTTCACTCCTCTCAGGGGCCCCTCCTCTTGGGTTTCCTGCATGTCAGTGAATGGCACCAGCCTATGCCCACTTTCCAAGCCAGACGTGGCGGATCTTCCTTGATGCCCCCTTCTCTGCACCCTCTCACATGTGTTCAACCTCCCAGACCTGTTCATCAGTCTGCTTCTCTAGCTTCCCTGCCAGTGTTTCCGTTCTGGCCGCCATCGGCTCTCACCTAGATTACTGCCACAGCCTCCGTgcagcctctctgcctccagtcTCGCCATCTCTCCGTGGACTCCATTTTCTACGTGACCGTCAGGTGAGATTTATAAAATCACCCGGGGGCAGGGCACTCTACCGCTTTAAGATTTTCTGGCTCCCAGCTGTCATCATGACAAAACCCAAACTCCTTGTGGCCTCTGAAGCTATCGTGAGATCTTGCTGACCTTTCTAGACTCATTTCTcacccttcttcctctgctctacTCTGTGATCCCACGATACTGAACTATGGTTCTCCAGAGCCTCCAGACTCTCCCTCACGTCTCTGCTTGCATCTGCTGCTCCCATGGACTGCACTGTACTTGTTTCCCTGGGCCTGAACAACAATGCATCCCTAAGCACACAGTGTAGATGTCCCCAGCTCAGGGAAGGACTCCTGGACCCTTACTATTGACTTAGGGACTCCTTTTATGGGTTATGTGCTCTAACCTGGCGCTCCTGCCCACCGCAGCGCAGAGCAACCTGTATAGCGACTGGCTTGTTTTGTTTACCCCACAAGACTGTGAGGCTCTTGGGGGCAAGGAAAACACTGTCTCCTGTTAGATGATCAATGCCCACGAGGCAATGGTGAGCAAGACCTGCTTCCTTATGCATGTGATGCTCACAGTctagtggaagagagagagattaatcACATACCACCCCAGGAAAGGGACAGTTGATAACTGGCACCGCTGTGtaattcttataaatatataaaactgctACGGAAACACTATGAAGGAAGAGAGCAAGATGCTAAGAAGGCCTATATCAGAGAAATCTGGGAAAGAGGTACCCTAGGAGCTCACACTGGGATGGATAGTCGAAGGATGAATTGGTGACTGGTGTTTGCATGAGTGTAGATGCAGATGGGGACTGGCTCAGAGTGAGAAGGGTTTCAGGCTCATgtagtgtgtttgtgtgtgtgtgtgtgtgtgtgtgtgagacagagagacagacagagatactAAAAGAAGGGGAtgtggctggagggcagagggacagatgAGGCTGGAGACGGCAGCAGAGGCCCGGTGAGGTAGTGTCTATCGTCGGGCCGTGTTTAGGATTTTGGCCTTTGTATTAAAAATGGTTAGAAGCTATGAAAGGACTTTAACAAGGAGAAGGGCTGGGCTGGAAAACAGTGGTAGAATATGGCTCAATTTGCATACTGAAACTAGCACTTGCCAGCAGCGTAAAGAACAGAGCAGACAAAATGCACATGGGCAGACTAGTTAGGACATTATCACCATCATCTGGGCGCAGGATGACTGTAGCCTGGACTAAAGCCACGGCACAGAGAGACAGACCTACACAAATTCAACAGCGACTAACGAGGTAAAATCCACGTGGCTTAGTGAGAGGCTGGATATTGCTATCGGTTCGTGGAGGTGTCCCTTTTCCCCAACTCATAGGTTGGCCAAATAGGCATGTTGCTCCTtctagagcaggggtcagcagcCTGGAGCCCTTCAGCCCAACCACCCAACCCTGTGGTAGAAATACAGGTTCTCAGCACAGGCACACGCTTGCATATATGTGTCACCTCCAGCAATGGTTGTGTTACAACAGCAGAGATGAGTGGTTGTAACAGAGACGGCCTAGCCCACAAAGCCTGCaatgtttactatctggccctttacagaaaaagtgtgcCAACCCCTGTTCTAGAATCTCGAGGCATGAGCCCATCCTATAGTTACAAGGATCGTCGTTATCATCAGTCCCAAATAGACAGTGATCAAAGAATAAAAGCAGACCCCAGATCAATATAGAGGCTGAGCCAGTGGTTCAAGGTGTCCCTGCTCCAGGGCACACGGCTCCgaggtggttttctgtggctttgCTGGGGACGTGGCTTCACAGTTACGCGCCGGAAGCCACAGCTGAGCAATGGCCCCAATCCTTAACTGGCTGCCCACAGGAATCCTGGATGGCTTTGGCACATTTCTCCCACTTTGCCTGCCAGCATTAAAGGGCTGACAGAGCAATTAAACTCATTAAGCAGCCTGACCTCATGTGGTGAGGAATTTTAAACACCAGATGGACAGGCTTATTAATAAGGGAGTGTCTGGAAGTTCTACTGCTGCCTGCCTTAGGAAGATGTGTGTCCTCCCTAGAATAAAATTCAGTTTGCTGGCAGAATGCAAGGGCAAggctttcagttttatttccccttttccaACGctacattcaaagaaaaaattaatgaaagccTCCTGCCCCGCATTACGTGTTGACGTCAAAACCACGCAAGCATGTGCTCAGGGCAAACTGCAGAATATGCAATGTTTAGAAAGGAGTTAACGCTCCCAGAATCAATCATTTTCTTGAGAAATACAAAAAGCAGCACCAGCCGTTGCTACCGCCTATTTCCCCGGCCTCCACCAACCCTGGGAAATTGCTGCTCAGAAATAATGAATGCTCTTGGCACGGCCAGTCTGTCACTTAGACAAATCAGGCAGATTTCCAGGATTGGACCCGTTAATGTGGTTGggctggtttttttccccctgatgaCTGTCAGTTGGATGATAACCCTTACCTTGTCACAGGCCCATTTATCATGTGAATGCTCCGCGTACTTGGTGACGAtgtattcccatttttcaggcaaggagaaactgtgaaatgagaaaaaaaaattacaacctcCCCAGGCACTTGAGCTGGATGTTGTGCAAAGATGGCCAGAACCAGCAATCAGTGATCAGAAGTTAGACTGCTGACCCAAAGCCGAAGCTGGATTCCCAACCGAGCTTCCTATGCGGAAGGATGGCGTGTCCATGCTGGGTCACAAACACACACGCTGTCTAATCAGAGGCTGTCACTGCGTGAGCCTCGGCTGCATGGGTGACCTCCCTCCCGCTGCTCCAGGTGCCCTTGGCTCCCTAAGAACCACCCTGGCTCCTGAGCCAGACCAGTCTGGGTGAGCCAGGGAGAATCCTTTAATCCAAAGATACTGCCTGTAACCCCAACACTCCAATCTGGGAGTGCCAGGAACGGGTGGCTAGAGGAGCAAATGTCACAAAATAGTGGTGGTCGTCTACCTTTCTGGATGCAGTGACTCATGTTTAAATATGAGAATCTGGTTAGGAGGGCAGACATCTGTTTCTGTTAGCCCGGCAGCTTCTGTCCCCTCAGGCAGTAAAAGCACCTGCATCTTTCTTCGAGGAGCAAGTCTTGCATGGCACGGAGTCTCACGTGAACAGCCATCAAGAACGGGCATCCGACTAGGCCAATCGGACTCACTCTCCCCGGAATCTGAGCCTAGAGACGTTGGAGAGCAAGCAGCAAACCCTTGGAGCTGATGCCCCCAACGGGGGTACTACTTGAAGGTTCTTCATTTGGTCACTCTGCCTTGCTTCCTGTCCTTCCTGAGGCCTCATTAGTCAGCTTTTCACTAGGTTTTGATAATACGCCTGTATCCTTCCAGTAAGGTGCTTTTCTGCTTAACTTAGAGCTCCTGTTACTCATATTACCCAAAGAACCATACTAATGCCAGAGGCGTATGTGAAGAAATCAGATCTCTCAAAATAACATGGAACCATAGCCATCTTTAGCGAACAATTGCTAGCACAGAGCGTCTCCAAGTGTTTATGAAGGCATCCAGGTTACTAGTACCATCTGTCATCCTTCAGCACGTTTACGTTTTCACAGGGTGAAATTCTCCAAGGTCAACACCTGCCTTCTCCTGGGCCCTAGCTTGGTGGTTTACCACGCCCCTAACCTCTTCTTTACGGTAGGTTCAATTCTGTTTCCCACCATCCACTCAGCTCAAGGCTCCATCTGATGAAATGTGTACTTAATTCTCCTGAAGATGAATTTTACACATTATCAAAGCTGACAGCCCCTAGGAATGGCTCAGGCTACGCCTCTCATATGAGAACTACTGCCACAAAACACAAGTCTGACGGGCTCATACAGGAGGTCTTGCTTTCCCTGCTCAATCCCAAAGCATTTTTAGAGTTCTTAACTTAAAGTGCACCTGGAGATGAAGACTGTATGACCCACAACACATCATCATGACTAAGGAAAAACTGCCACAAGACAAAATTGAACGTATGTTGCCCAACATTCTAACTGTGGCCTGGTCATTACCAGGGAGGAATGCTGGAGAACCAGAAGGAGGGAGTAAAAGATACTATTATAAGGTTATTCCAAAATTCCAGCAAAATTTCAGCATGGCAAAGAGTGGGTCCAGTCTTTCAAATAAGGACCCCTTGCTGTTCTGTCATCACACCCTGAGGTCTTACTGGAGTTCAGCTAAGTGTTATTTATAGAGTTGTTTTGATGTATGATGCTATTAGAACTATAGAGGCCTAATTCACAAAGAATGAAGATTTTGTCAAAAAACTCATTAATACATTAATTGCATCATTTGTCAGGGCGGTTCTTGCAATGCCTCAGGCGACATTCACTTGCGAAGAACATTCATCTCTTATAATAAATAAACCACCCCCCAAAAGAAAGCCCAGAatataataatacagtatataatcaGCTATGGATGGATGAAACCTTCAGGAGTTGAGGACAAAATCCA harbors:
- the LOC117800895 gene encoding ryanodine receptor 3-like — protein: KYDPDLFRMALPCLSAIVGALPPDYLDTRISATLEKQISVDADGNFDPKPINTMNFSLPEKWEYIVTKYAEHSHDKWACDKSQNGWKYGISLDENVKTHPLIRPFKTLTEK